The Salvelinus alpinus chromosome 3, SLU_Salpinus.1, whole genome shotgun sequence genome segment aaCATACATCACATACAACGCCCAACATCAACATATTCATGGATCTATGGTGGGTACCTGGTGTTGAGGGGGGTCCACTCCAGCTCCAGCCCAGGCCTGCCGCTCCTCTCCACCAGGCCGCAGCCACAGGTGGCTGGAACCTCACCTCCATCCCCCGGCTGGAGTCCCTCTCCCTGGAGCACAGTACCCGAATGAATAGCCTCTCCTTGGGGCACAGACCAGTGGTGGGCGTAGGTGAGGTCTACGAGGCTGGTTCCTCCATCGTGCTCCAGGGCCAAGGCTACGGTCTCCAGGGAGGAGCAGAACCCGTTCAGTCCCAGTAGGTACTGAGACTGGGAGACTCCCAGGGATAACGCTGCCTCCGCTGCTTCAGTAGTGCCCTGTGACGGAATTAGATAACATTAGAATTCAATCATTTAAAATCggcaaatataatataataatataaatatatacgcCATTTTCCAGACCCTTTGATCCAAAGCGACTTAATCGTTCGTGAATGTATTTTTCAGTGGGTAGGCACAGCGGGGATCGGACCCTTGACGTTTTAAGCTCCATGCTCTACAAATTGAGCCACATAAGACCACATGAAATCAGTCATAAATGAGTATTTCTGGATCAGTGTTATTGAGCAGTATGTAATAACAATGTTATAAACCTTATTGGTTAACAGTAATAACTGTTAGTGTGTTATTAGTGCTTAATCCATCAGAGTCTAAGCCGGggggtgtcattatggggtattgagtcattatggggtattgtgtcattatggggtattgagtcattatggggtattgagtcattatggggtattgagtcattatggggtattgagtcattatggggtattgagtcattaggGGGtagtgagtcattatggggtattgagtcattatggggtattgagtcattatggggtattgagtcattatggggtattgagtcattatggggtattgagtcattatggggtattgagtcattatggggtattgagtcattatggggtattgagtcattatggggtattgagtcattatggggtattgagtcattatggggtattgagtcattatggggtattgtgtcattatggggtattgtctgcgattgatgaggaaaaacatgtatttaatccattttagaatgaggctgtaacgtaacaaaatgtggaaaaaagtcaaggggtctgaatactttctgaatggactggacCTTCTGACgaggcctgtgggcgtcctagaCAAAAACAACCGACATAAACGTGCTCGTGAGAGTCCCACCTTTacacatattagtgtgtagcccaaactgttcggacactacagagagtctcatctttccatagagggggtcataatagtgtgtaggccaaactgttcggacactacagagagtcttatctttccatagagggggtcataatagtgtgtaggccaaactgttcggacactacagagagtctcatctttccatagagggggtcataatagtttgtaggacAAACCGTTCGGGACACTAcatacgattttgtgagaagaccgattttcgggacgtctcctggtctgaccaaaACCGCTGTAGCTCtgtcaccttccaccgcagacgAGGACGGCCGACATTGGAGGATgtagtggattgagacgcagcccatgatATCTCCGAGTTAAATTGACATATTTTTTATAGGGATTCTTTTATTATGCTAATTGCATTTCCACGGGGGAAATCGACCTTAGGGTGTTAATAACACCGAAGTATTTATAAAGACTTATGTGTCACACGTGCCAAGATGGAAGACCGGCATCCTACAGACCTTGTTACTGACGTAGGCTGTTAGGTACAGTATAGTGTTATGGTAGACTGGAGTCCTACAGACCTTGTTACTGACGTAGACTGTTAGGTACAGTATAGTGTCATGGTAGACTGGCGTCCTACAGACCTTGTTACTGACGTAGGCTGTTAGGTACAGTATAGTGTTATGGTAGACTGGTGTCCTACAGACCTTGTTACTGACGTAGACTGTTAGGTACAGTATAGTGTTATGGTAGACTGGTGTCCTACAGACCTTGTTACTGACGTAGACTGTTAGGTACAGTATAGTGTTATGGTAGACTGGTGTCCTACAGACCTTGTTACTGACGTAGACTGTTAGGTACAGTATAGTGTTATGGTAGACTGGCGTCCTACAGACCTTGTTACTGACGTAGACTGTTAGGTACAGTATAGTGTTATGGTAGACTGGTGTCCTACAGACCTTGTTACTGACGTAGACTGTTAGGTACAGTATAGTGTTATGGTAGACTGGTGTCCTACAGACCTTGTTACTGACGTAGACTGTTAGGTACAGTATAATGTCATGGTAGACTGGTGTCCTACAGACCTTGTTACTGACGTAGACTGTTAGGTACAGTATAGTGTCATGGTAGACTGGAGTCCTAATCAAatcagaaatcaaatcaaattgtattgatcacgtccagttgagaacaaattcttatttacaaggacagcctactccttcctacCCGTCGGGgatttgaaccccggtctcccacgTGCCCACATTCTCTAGTACAGCAATTATTGAAGGTACTTAAGGTCAccgagtgtcacgccctggccttagttatctttgttctctttattattttggttagatcAGGGtctgacaagggtggtttgtgtgtttttgtctcgtctagggtgtttgtactgtctagggggttttTGTAGAgtaatggggttgtgttcattgtaggtgtttatgtaagtctatggttgcctagattggttctcaattagaggcaggtgttcatCGTTGTCTCTggttgggaaccatatttaggcagccatgttctttgggtattttgtgggtgattgttgccgtgtctgtgtttgttcgccacacggtactgtttcgttcgttggttcacttcgtttgttgttttgtattttgttagtgttctgtttgttggattatcattaaaattcatcatcatgaacatttaccacgctgcgccttggtcctcctctcttccacccgaagacgagcgttacaccgagaaaacctggacatggcctgctctcccttatgtaaggaattaggcacttccCCATGTTTACTAAAGtatgtactgtagggtatgtttacatgtcagactgcacagtagcctaataaacaaatgcagggggcttatatcttcaaaatgctttaaatgctttattatcctaatgtaaaagcatatactgtaAAGTACTGTatttcttccatcagaatctttatgctttcgttaataaaataatgataaaaaatacTCTTTCgaaatgcagatgttgatttagttatagatccataacgaattactatgggaataaatatcactgatttacagaaatattggaacaaagttgtctaatgaaggtaaacaaataGTTGCTTACttggaaaatactctttcaaacacacGATCACGTTGTACAGCATCATTGTGGCTATTAGCAGGGCTATATTTTGGCatttataaatattattttggcctttattcagattacaatcccTCACTGTCATTTAAAACCCCCCCGAAATAATCtacaaaatattgttattttttaacaaagcgattattattattaattcatttagaatgatataaaagccattagatattctcacagatcctaatggaaaatgccccttagatattaatatagaatcctccaatcctctaaatgtaattgtTGGCGAAGGGTCACGTCATTGAATTTTTTTAATTCATTttttttagatatactgtaggcctaccataggtGAAATTAGTTTTGGTTACACTACatttagggtgtggaaatgttatgccccttagatattaatttagaaccCTCCAGTCCTCTTATTCTGTATCCTACtccctactgtcacgttgtacagcacaatattttccattccatcctaacggaaaccctgacggTTTCGTTGTTctcggaatagaaacaccataaaactaatcaaattaattaagccaaatttcttaaaatcaatcccatgtactatgttattacaaaaaaaggttttacattttctagtaatgccaatatgggagactatcaaatgcttctcaacatCGCCCTCTgctggtcaaactagcactaacctGCATTAACGTAAAacatggctgacaattaaataacgtgTCACAGAGTGCTGCAGCAGCCCCACAacgtgtgctgcagtatgactcAACTTTTAAAGGAGCAACTTCTGTACAGACCTTGTTATTGATGTAGGTTGCCATGTGTGTCTCAGTGCATCCTCCTCCCAGCAGAGCTACTGGGTCTCTCAGGGTCAGCCTCAACACATGCTCTGCCCTCTGACACGCAGCCTGGATCAtcacaaccacagacacacagaataaACAACAGATCAACACAAAAGTCATTGCCTCCAAGAAAAACGTTTAGCAACATTCTAACATGATATTACACAATGAGAGGAACTAGATTACACTTCTAAGACAGGCTTGGATTACATTCAGAGTATAGGTAGACTGTTATAGCTTGACTGTTATTATTTGACTATTTGAGCATATGTAAAGGGTGTCAGTGTTCCTACCTTCAGTTTATTGAGCATATGTAAAGGGTGTCAGTGTGTCTACCTACAGTTTATTGAGCATATGTAGAGGGTGTCAGTGTGTCTACCTATAGTTTATTGAACATATGTAAAGGGTGTCAGTGTGTCTACCTATAGTTTATTGAGCATATGTAGAGGGTGTCAGTGTGTCTACCTATAGTTTATTGAACATATGTAAAGGGTGTCAGTGTGTCTACCTACAGTTTATTGAGCATATGTAAAGGGTGTCAGTCTGTCTACCTACAGTTTATTGAGCATATGTAAAGGGTGTCAGTGTGTCTACCTATAGTGTATTGAGCATATGTAAAGGGTGTCAGTGTACCTACATATAGTTTATTGAGCATATGTAAAGGGTGTCATTGTGTCTACCTACAGTTTATTGACCATATGTAAAGGGTGTCAGTGTGTCTACCTACAGTTTATTGACCATATGTAAAGGGTGTCAGTGTGTCTACCTACAGTTTATTGACCATATGTAAAGGGTGTCAGTGTGTCTAGCTACAGTTTATTGAACATATGTAAAGGGTGTCAGTGTACCTACATATAGTTTATTGAGCATATGTAAAGGGTGTCAGTGTGTCTACCTACAGTTTATTGAACATATGTAAAGGGTGTCAGTGTGTCTACCTACAGTTTATTGAGCATATGTAAAGGGTGTCAGTGTACCTACATATAGTTTATTGAGCATATGTAAAGGGTGTCAGTGTACCTACATATAGTTTATTGAACATATGTAAAGGGTGTCAGTGTGTCTACCTACAGTTTATTGAACATATGTAAAGGGTGTCAGTGTGTCTAGCTACAGTTTATTGAACATATGTAAAGGGTGTCAGTGTGTCTAGCTACAGTTTATTGAGCATATGTAAAGGGTGTCAGTGTACCTACATATAGTTTATTGAACATATGTAAAGGGTGTCAGTGTGTCTACCTACAGTTTATTGAGCATATGTAAAGGGTGTCAGTGTGTCTAGCTACAGTTTATTGAGCATATGTAAAGGGTGTCAGTGTGTCTAGCTACAGTTTATTGAACATATGTAAAGGGTGTCAGTGTGTCTACCTACAGTTTATTGACCATATGTAAAGGGTGTCAGTGTGTCTACCTACAGTTTATTGAGCATATGTAAAGGGTGTCAGTGTGTCTAGCTACAGTTTATTGAACATATGTAAAGGGTGTCAGTGTGTCTACCTATAGTTTATTGAACATATGTAAAGGGTGTCAGTGTGTCTACCTACAGTTTATTGAACATATGTAAAGGGTGTCAGTGTACCTACATATAGTTTATTGAGCATATGTAAAGGGTGCTACCTTAGCATTGCCTTCCTCAACAAGCCTCTGAATGTGCTTAAACCAGGGTCAGCACGCCTCCAATTGTATCGCACCAACATTGGCAacatttcaagctagctgtggaGTGAGCTTACTTCACGTTCTTATCTCCGTTACACGTAAAACACAAACGGCTCAGTCTAGTCTACCTTCAGTTCGTTGAGCATGGTGTCGTTCCTGTGGCAGAGGACCATAGTGCAGACAGCTGGTGCTGGTTCCCCAGGTGGAAGGAGATGCAGCATCTGTCTGGATCCAACGGTCCTGACACAGCAGCCTTTCACCTGGCCATAGGCCTCAGGAGGGATAGGAGTCTGGTACAATGCCACTGCTTGAGCACCTGGAACAGTGGGAGATATAAAAACCAGTGCTTTCTCGAATCTAGtaggatatatatttatatataaaaaccCATGTATTATAACAAAATAGAAAGTAGGCCcataaatgtattttattctCACCTACCTACTACAAAATACTAATATATCTATGCTGGGTAAAGCATTACTgataactacagtatattacattaCCTGTCATTTGAACAATGGGCTGGATGAGTGCAATGCCGAGTCTCTCTACCACCAAGACCCCGTGCCTCGAGAGGTAATGCTGCAGTACAGGGTGTATTACTCTCTGACACATAAACACCTCCACCTGGTCTGTAACTGCCTGCTCTCCCAGCTTCAGTAACTCATCCAGGATTAGGTCTTCTGGGTCAGGGGCTCCACAGTGCACCTTTCCAGATCAAATGTTTAATAATAACACCCACATGGCAGTCATAGACTTTGAAATACATGGATATTGCATTGACAAACAGACAAAGAAAACATTCAAGTTAAAATGCGTTATTGAATAAAAACCTTGACGATATTTGATttaatttacctttatttaactaggcaagtcagttaagaacaaattcttattttcaatgacagcctagtgggttaactgccttgttcaagggcagaacgacagatttgtaccttgtcagctcggggatttgaacttgcaacctttcggttactggtccaatgctctaatcactaggctaccctgccgtagATTTATGTTTGGGGTTACTAAAATATTGCATTTAGTGGGAAAAGTAAGGTATACCATTACCTCCAGGGACCCCTCTCCGAACTCAGATAGATCCCCTGAGAGAGACACCGTGAACAGGGCCAGTCGGAAGGGACCGGGCCCCCGTCTGGTTCTCTCCGAGTCTGTGGGGTGAAGCTGCATGTCTGGGACATTCACCAGAAGACCTGGAAACACTGCAGAATCTAGCACAAACTGTCCCTCGATAGAGACAGTCACAGTCCTACCAAGACGGACTCTGTCTGGGGAGCCCGGGGTGTCACCACAGGggacagtcagtagaaaggcatgGACAGCCAACATGCTGATATGCTGTTGTTCGCCCTCAGTCAACACACAGGCAGGTTTGCTAGAGATGACACTCCTGGCTAGTGTCATCAAGCTCTGGCAGCTGTTGAAATCGACATTCACTTTACAGCCACAGTCCTCCTGGTTGAGGAAACTGGTGCAAACCTCCAATAGTTGTTTGTTGATTTTGATGGCAACACTTGGTCTCAAGCCTGACTTCTGGACATGGTCAATGAGGGAAAAACAGAGGATGCCAGTGTACAGACCACAGTCACTGAACCGAGACAGGTGGTTTAGGATGGAGGCAGTTATAAGTTTGAGTAAGGGCTCCGATGAGGAAACAGCTTGAAGTAGggatgtagaggtggaggtggtcagGACGTGTCCACCAACGTTGTTACGGACTTGTTTCAGTCTGCCATTGGGTCCGAAACAAGACGTGAGGATCTGTCTCATCAGTGTCATCTTCCGACAGACTTCACTCATGCTCAGTGGGCTGTCTGTACAGACAGATGACGCTTTCTTGGTAACTCGAGACATAGTTACTTATTCTTTCATGCACAAATCATTAGAGCATAAGACACAAGACGAGAAGCCCTCCAAATGAATTGTTGCATGGCAAGTC includes the following:
- the mkks gene encoding molecular chaperone MKKS, producing the protein MSRVTKKASSVCTDSPLSMSEVCRKMTLMRQILTSCFGPNGRLKQVRNNVGGHVLTTSTSTSLLQAVSSSEPLLKLITASILNHLSRFSDCGLYTGILCFSLIDHVQKSGLRPSVAIKINKQLLEVCTSFLNQEDCGCKVNVDFNSCQSLMTLARSVISSKPACVLTEGEQQHISMLAVHAFLLTVPCGDTPGSPDRVRLGRTVTVSIEGQFVLDSAVFPGLLVNVPDMQLHPTDSERTRRGPGPFRLALFTVSLSGDLSEFGEGSLEVHCGAPDPEDLILDELLKLGEQAVTDQVEVFMCQRVIHPVLQHYLSRHGVLVVERLGIALIQPIVQMTGAQAVALYQTPIPPEAYGQVKGCCVRTVGSRQMLHLLPPGEPAPAVCTMVLCHRNDTMLNELKAACQRAEHVLRLTLRDPVALLGGGCTETHMATYINNKGTTEAAEAALSLGVSQSQYLLGLNGFCSSLETVALALEHDGGTSLVDLTYAHHWSVPQGEAIHSGTVLQGEGLQPGDGGEVPATCGCGLVERSGRPGLELEWTPLNTRYPLRPAPLVVGKDTTPQLRVLDSFTAKLNALQVAVEMANVVLDIRYVIQDVN